The following proteins are encoded in a genomic region of Dioscorea cayenensis subsp. rotundata cultivar TDr96_F1 chromosome 8, TDr96_F1_v2_PseudoChromosome.rev07_lg8_w22 25.fasta, whole genome shotgun sequence:
- the LOC120267729 gene encoding uncharacterized protein LOC120267729 — MFATAVRFMAKKGKPKMKPIELKTPPEQTQTITRTIFDIVKEHGPLTISDTWQHLKEVGVRGLTSKRHMKILLRWMRERQKLRLICNHDGPHKQFLYTTWFTNPKIMPPRPRTKSASSQP, encoded by the exons ATGTTCGCGACAGCGGTGCGTTTCATGGCGAAGAAGGGGAAGCCAAAGATGAAACCCATAGAGCTAAAGACGCCTCCTGAGCAAACCCAGACCATCACCCGCACCATCTTCGACATCGTCAAGGAACACGGCCCCCTCACTATCTCCGATACCTGGCAACATCTCAAG GAGGTAGGTGTGAGAGGGCTGACAAGCAAAAGACACATGAAAATTCTGCTAAGATGGATGAGGGAAAGGCAAAAACTAAGGCTCATCTGTAACCATGACGGTCCTCACAAACAGTTTCTTTATACAACCTGGTTTACCAATCCCAAGATCATGCCGCCGAGGCCCAGAACCAAAAGTGCATCCTCTCAGCCATAA